The Naumovozyma dairenensis CBS 421 chromosome 1, complete genome genome includes a region encoding these proteins:
- the NDAI0A02050 gene encoding uncharacterized protein: protein MSSRSSTSSSLDPKTTKDEIHEQEIDSVSSTEESQINYDTGVINIEVYSEYYSTTQRRLLFFFSIFLTTYCYTLDKRVRSTFQTEATSSYKNHSLMSTVTCITTVISAAGQIAYARAADIFGRTSLVFTAIFFYVIGTVVESQATNITRYAVGACFYSLGHAAIVLALEVLAADFSNLNYRILASAAPMLPNVINTWISGNITSDIGDHWQWGIGMWAIIFPVCCIPLLFCLFHMRYLAQYKHNRRELRSFSTIPPNMTRMEYFIDVFFWRLDILGLLLGVIFFACVLIPFTLAAKATDKWKSASIIVPEVIGWLVALPLYIFWEWKFAKFPLTPWNLVKDRGVYGGLLIALFLDFAYYVQSTYKYTVLLVSFDTTVLAATRTNNMFTFVGVITANLLGIFVAKKLRRTKGFIFFGISMYIVSTGLLYRYRIGAHAKVGTIVACCLLGFGNGFLKFPARASIQAAAYTHKNLAIITSLFLALGSIGEGFGSSVAGAIWSNRMEVELSKYISNQTAVSLAYESPTKFIKSYKWESPERIGLVQAYSHVTNILYIVTICLCIPLYVFALLLRDRELADVVAFEQLDGQDEIIQEKKTEEVPIGQTIFQKVKSKLVSTHQ from the coding sequence ATGTCTTCTAGAAGCTCGACTAGTTCTAGCTTGGATCCTAAAACCACAAAGGATGAAATTCATGAACAGGAAATAGATTCTGTATCATCAACTGAAGAAAGCCAAATTAACTATGATACTGGTGTCATTAACATCGAAGTATATTCAGAATATTATTCGACTACGCAACGTAGATtgctttttttcttttccatatttttaaCGACTTACTGTTACACCTTAGATAAAAGAGTCCGTTCCACATTTCAAACAGAGGCTACTTCTTCCTATAAAAATCATTCGTTAATGTCTACCGTAACCTGTATTACCACTGTCATATCCGCTGCTGGACAAATCGCTTATGCAAGGGCTGCCGACATATTTGGTAGGACATCCCTTGTCTTTACTGCCATATTCTTCTACGTCATTGGAACAGTTGTTGAATCACAAGCAACAAATATCACAAGGTATGCTGTTGGGGCCTGTTTCTATTCTTTAGGTCATGCAGCCATAGTTTTAGCCTTAGAGGTACTTGCCGCCGATTTCTCTAATTTGAACTACAGAATATTAGCGTCAGCAGCACCTATGTTACCAAATGTTATCAATACATGGATAAGTGGGAATATAACTAGTGATATTGGTGATCATTGGCAATGGGGAATAGGAATGTGGGCAATAATCTTTCCAGTTTGTTGCATTccgttattattttgtttattccATATGAGATATTTAGCTCAATATAAACATAATAGAAGAGAATTGAGATCATTCAGTACCATACCACCAAATATGACTAGAATGgaatattttattgatgTGTTCTTCTGGAGATTGGATATCTTAGGTCTTCTTCTGGGTGTGATTTTCTTCGCTTGCGTATTAATCCCATTCACATTAGCTGCTAAAGCTACTGACAAATGGAAAAGTGCTTCCATCATTGTGCCTGAAGTTATAGGTTGGCTTGTAGCTCTACctttatatatcttttgGGAATGGAAATTTGCAAAATTCCCATTGACTCCATGGAATCTAGTTAAAGACAGGGGTGTTTATGGTGGATTATTAATCGCATTGTTCCTTGATTTTGCTTATTACGTTCAAAGTACATACAAATATACGGTGTTACTCGTTTCATTTGATACTACTGTTTTGGCAGCTACCAGGACAAACAATATGTTCACATTTGTAGGTGTGATCACTGCTAATTTGCTTGGTATTTTTGTTGCCAAAAAGCTCAGAAGAACAAAGggttttattttctttggcATATCAATGTACATTGTTTCCACTGGTTTATTATATCGTTATCGTATTGGTGCTCATGCTAAAGTTGGTACTATCGTAGCCTGTTGTTTACTTGGGTTTGGTAATggtttcttgaaatttccTGCTAGGGCATCCATTCAAGCAGCTGCCTATACACATAAGAACTTAGCTATAATaacatctttatttttagcATTGGGTAGTATTGGTGAAGGTTTTGGTAGTAGTGTTGCAGGTGCCATTTGGAGTAATAGAATGGAAGTTGAGTTGAGTAAATACATTAGCAATCAAACAGCTGTTTCGTTAGCGTACGAGTCTCCTaccaaattcattaaatctTATAAATGGGAGTCTCCGGAAAGGATTGGGCTAGTTCAAGCCTATAGTCATGTTACTAACATATTGTATATTGTTACCATTTGTCTCTGCATACCATTGTATGTATTTGCCCTTCTATTGAGAGATAGAGAGTTAGCTGATGTCGTTGCTTTCGAGCAACTTGACGGACAAGATGAAATCATCcaagagaagaagacgGAGGAGGTGCCAATAGGACAAAccatatttcaaaaagtAAAGAGTAAGCTAGTCAGCACACACCAATAA
- the LDB17 gene encoding Ldb17p (similar to Saccharomyces cerevisiae LDB17 (YDL146W); ancestral locus Anc_7.324): protein MILDPLSKPIVSTHTNEEIVQFWDSLESILKLSNEKTGNILDESKVNSKLVTFLKIATDSYKIYINSDQDLYRLALILTESSIFNLKKKFCLSKLLSLLNIDLLEMNMKFIISYILLCESKKNLNSLETMIEFQGFNVFYNTLYTQFAYLNKYGEDDNGNILTKSNNNELNELDVTIIDEMKQISTVLMDLLFQIFKFCKCSITSLQIVDDFFVYFLLTSIRSDTTDDLFNNAQFKLILVLNEQYMMFARDFEIGNKIFEYLIGQRKITSKFSELLLLKFNRTEDHTIQIMICKILYLILNRVEDGTAMNFFYLNDLNVLVDVLIRQLEDISENEEILRSTFLRVLLPLLKNTELSKTHYRKDDIVNLLRYLSNIDNICSNDQVLHEHRNTVKLAFKCLTQVNWLTFASSEYDPDFPDTPTSRTSSISVVGMGLTMTDGTMTPVYGSAAAVTNNTGMKNNNNYNNNNTRITTNDNGVDRLFVRSNSDNSAESLEKGKINLYHHLLRQNRGKFLSLRKLICRVTLWVSDLFDMNNVQTN from the coding sequence ATGATCTTAGATCCACTTTCTAAGCCAATTGTCTCTACTCATACAAATGAAGAGATAGTTCAATTTTGGGATTCTCTGGAATCCATCCTTAAACTTTCCAATGAGAAAACAGGGAATATACTAGATGAATCCAAAGTTAATTCAAAATTAGTAAcctttttgaaaatagCGACAGATTCATACAAGATATATATCAATTCAGATCAAGATCTCTACCGCTTGGCTTTAATCCTAACGGAATCATCAATCtttaatttgaagaaaaaattctGTTTGagtaaattattatcattactaAATATCGACCTTTTAgaaatgaatatgaaattCATAATCTCATACATCCTACTTTGTGAATccaagaaaaatttgaacTCCTTAGAGACAATGATTGAATTCCAAGGGTTTAACGTATTTTACAACACGTTATATACTCAATTTGcatatttgaataaatatgGTGAAGACGATAATGGTAATATCCTGACGAAAAGTAATAACAACGAGCTGAATGAATTAGATGTAACCATCATAGatgaaatgaaacaaatttcAACAGTTTTAATGGATTTACTCTTCCagattttcaaattttgtaaatgtAGTATCACTTCATTACAAATAgttgatgatttttttgtttattttttattaacatCAATAAGATCTGACACAactgatgatttatttaataatgcTCAATTTAAATTGATCCTAGTCCTTAATGAACAATATATGATGTTTGCTAGAGATTTCgaaattggaaataaaatattcgAATATTTAATTGGTCAACGAAAGATTACCAGTAAATTTtctgaattattattgttgaaaTTTAATCGAACTGAAGATCATACCATTCAAATCATGATTTGTAAAATCCTGTATTTGATACTAAACAGAGTTGAAGATGGAACTGCGatgaatttcttttatttaaatgacCTCAATGTATTAGTAGATGTATTAATACGACAATTGGAGGATATATCcgaaaatgaagaaatctTAAGAAGTACTTTTCTAAGAgtattattaccattactGAAAAATACTGAACTATCAAAGACACATTATAGGAAAGATGATATTGTGAACTTACTTCgatatttatcaaatatcGATAACATATGTTCAAATGACCAAGTTCTTCATGAACATAGAAATACAGTCAAGTTAGCGTTTAAATGCCTTACTCAAGTAAATTGGTTAACATTTGCTTCATCAGAGTATGATCCAGATTTCCCAGATACGCCAACAAGTAGAACATCGAGTATAAGTGTTGTAGGAATGGGATTGACAATGACTGATGGAACAATGACTCCTGTATATGGTAGTGCTGCTGCCGTCACAAATAATACAGgtatgaaaaataataataattataataataataatactagGATAACAACGAATGACAACGGTGTTGATCGTCTCTTCGTTCGCTCAAACTCTGATAATTCAGCAGAATCATtggaaaaaggaaaaataaacctTTACCACCACCTCCTCCGCCAAAATCGAGGAAAATTTCTTTCCCTAAGAAAACTGATATGTCGTGTCACATTATGGGTGTCCGACCTGTTTGATATGAATAATGTACAAACCAACTAG
- the RPN5 gene encoding proteasome regulatory particle lid subunit RPN5 (similar to Saccharomyces cerevisiae RPN5 (YDL147W); ancestral locus Anc_7.326): MSRDAPLKAERDYSEILKDEFSKIETIAQSNHQEALNELLVWEKKTRQAGDLPSSKDVLSKIVDLLFTFHEWDSLNEQLTLLSKKHGQLKLAIQYMIQRIMWHLDDMGDKLDLPVKIKCIETIRLVTENKIFVETERARVTRQLVEILKTQGKIEEACDTLCELQVETYGSMDMFEKIEFILEQMNLSILKGDYNQATVLSRKVLKKTFKNEKYEDLKLQYYKLLIKIGLYKRDYLDVAQYYQEIYLTNSVQKDESQWKDALCHIVYFLILSPYGNLQNDLIHKIQLDNKLKKLEIQESLVKLFTTQELMRWPIVKETYQDTLSKDIVAFGGGPENKHHWDELKKRIIEHNLRVISQYYSRITLERLDELLDLTESETETFISDLVNQGIIFAKVNRPAKIVNFEKKQNSSELLNEWSSNVDQLLENIETIGHLITKEEIMHGLKAK; the protein is encoded by the coding sequence ATGTCCAGAGACGCACCATTGAAAGCAGAAAGGGATTACTCCGAAATCCTAAAGGATGAATTCTCAAAGATCGAAACAATAGCACAATCCAACCATCAAGAAGCCctaaatgaattattagtCTGGGAAAAGAAGACAAGACAAGCTGGTGATTTGCCCTCTTCGAAAGATGTCCTTTCAAAGATCGTCGATTTGTTGTTCACGTTCCATGAATGGGATTCACTTAATGAACAATTGACTTTGTTGTCGAAGAAACATGgtcaattgaaattggCTATCCAATATATGATTCAAAGGATCATGTGGCATCTCGATGATATGGGGGATAAGTTGGATTTACCTGTGAAGATTAAATGTATTGAAACTATTAGATTGGTTACGGAGAATAAGATCTTTGTGGAGACTGAAAGAGCTAGAGTTACAAGACAGTTGGTGGAGATTTTGAAGACTCAAGggaaaattgaagaagcaTGTGATACTCTTTGTGAATTGCAAGTGGAAACTTATGGGTCCATGGATATGTTTGAGAAGATTGAATTTATATTGGaacaaatgaatttaaGTATATTGAAAGGTGATTATAATCAAGCTACTGTGCTTTCTAGAAAGGTTTTGAAAAAGACTTTcaagaatgaaaaatatgagGATTTAAAACTACAATACtataaattattgattAAGATTGGTCTATATAAGAGAGATTATCTTGACGTGGctcaatattatcaagaaatttatttgaCTAATTCTGTACAAAAGGATGAATCTCAATGGAAAGATGCTCTTTGTCATATTgtttatttcttaatattatctCCATATGgtaatttacaaaatgattTGATTCATAAAATTCAGttagataataaattgaagaaattggaaattcAAGAGTCTTTAGTCAAATTATTTACCACTCAAGAATTGATGAGATGGCCAATCGTAAAAGAAACTTATCAAGATACTTTAAGTAAAGATATTGTCGCATTTGGTGGTGGTCCAGAAAATAAACATCATTGGgatgaattaaagaaaagaataattgAACATAATTTGAGAGTTATATCACAATATTATTCCAGAATCACTTTGGAAAGACtagatgaattattagatttaaCTGAATCTGAAACAGAAACTTTTATCAGTGATTTAGTTAATCAAGGTATCATTTTCGCAAAAGTTAATAGACCTGCCAAAATTGTCAATTtcgaaaagaaacaaaactcaagtgaattattaaatgaatggTCTTCTAATGTGGATCAATTGTTAGAAAATATCGAAACGATAGGTCATTTAATTACAAAGGAGGAAATAATGCATGGTTTGAAGGCTAAATGA
- the NOP14 gene encoding snoRNA-binding rRNA-processing protein NOP14 (similar to Saccharomyces cerevisiae NOP14 (YDL148C); ancestral locus Anc_7.327), translating into MAGSQLKQLKATLKAAGLTGQTNVKRNDRKTSKKKRAAKDYDREEKERVIAKIREQFXXXXXXXXYGEEQRIESSRVKKNTIKNKRGGLMDKRFGERDKNLTEEEKMLERFTRERQSQSSRKNNKTIFNLGDGDEDDDANAMEDLFSNNLTHLGKPLEKQDTLLDMDDEVDASGDGFLEPAKRNRSYDDDNLGENMQPTRKKTKAEVMSEIIAKSKFYKHERQKAKEKMNEQIDDLDEDFDDVMSELMTTQPKKKDMIMEPKNEKDIEYDVKVKELIMEPRAAPADRTKTTEEIEKEAEEKKKKLEQQRLDRMQGMVEEENGEEKGVEDLDDGFWANSDDEDLRDEEENIANSDDDIEFGEKDNEDEDANEPRDQGWPSKIINATIVCPNNHSELLLLLEKHPINQHPKILRKIIRACQPKLAEGNKERLGKLTTIILRHIMFLACEDYSANITDFTEVQNSLVQILKTMSEKYNQPLSNECREIIIEIQQRFKEGRYSTLTRGDLVFFTLVGSLFSTSDQYHLIITPCSILISELLDQIRFNSIEKLAVASILIRILLQYQRVAKRYIPEIVYFFEKSLATLLPESNKIIKLRLDSEELSFDKEQDLKDINDHKPIQLHKLFYNGNLNDDTDFKFNLLNNILDSLDRIISAVWKEQPAFPEIIITIEKLLIEYHIRYPKFTKTKQILDKLERLMKFNEHTPLTLQNHKPISIPSHAPKFEENFNPDKKSYDPDRTRNEINKMKAQLKKERKFTMKEIRKDTKFEARQRIEEKKKESSEYHAKMAHIINTIRTEEGAEKNKYEREKRLRNAKSKK; encoded by the coding sequence ATGGCAGGCTCTCAATTGAAACAGTTGAAAGCTACTTTGAAAGCTGCAGGGTTGACTGGCCAAACTAACGTGAAACGAAATGATAGGAAAACCtctaagaagaagagaGCCGCTAAGGATTATGATCGTGAGGAGAAGGAACGTGTCATTGCTAAGATTAGGGAACAATTTAANNNNNNNNNNNNNNNNNNNNAATACGGTGAAGAACAAAGAATTGAGAGCTCACgagttaaaaaaaatacaatcaAGAATAAGAGAGGTGGACTTATGGATAAGAGATTTGGTGAAAGAGACAAAAATTTGACcgaagaagagaaaatgTTGGAACGTTTCACTAGAGAAAGACAAAGCCAATCTTCAaggaaaaataacaaaacaattttcaatttaggTGACggtgatgaagatgacgatgCAAATGCTATGGAAGATTTGTTTAGTAACAATTTGACTCATTTGGGGAAACCATTAGAAAAGCAAGATACTTTGTTGGATATGGATGATGAAGTTGATGCAAGTGGCGACGGGTTCTTGGAACCAGCAAAGAGAAATCGTTcttatgatgatgataatttagGTGAAAATATGCAACCAACAAGGAAAAAGACTAAAGCTGAAGTGATGAGCGAAATTATAGctaaatccaaattttatAAACATGAAAGACAAAAGgctaaagaaaaaatgaatgaaCAAATTGATGATCTAGATGAAGACTTTGATGATGTTATGTCTGAGTTAATGACCACTCAACCTAAAAAGAAAGACATGATAATGGAACctaaaaatgaaaaggaCATTGAGTATGACGTCAAAgtaaaagaattaataatgGAACCAAGAGCTGCTCCAGCTGATAGAACCAAGACAACTGAGGAAATAGAAAAGGAAGCTgaggagaagaagaaaaaattggaacAACAAAGACTGGATCGTATGCAAGGTATGGTCgaggaagaaaatggtGAGGAAAAAGGTGTGGAAGATTTAGATGACGGATTCTGGGCCAATTCAGACGATGAAGATCTACgagatgaagaagaaaatatcgCTAATtcagatgatgatatcgAATTCGGTgaaaaagataatgaagatgaagatgcaAACGAACCAAGAGACCAAGGTTGGCCATCTAAAATTATCAACGCCACGATCGTTTGTCCAAATAACCATTCGGAAttactactattattagaaaaacATCCCATAAATCAGCATCCTAAAATACTTagaaaaatcattagaGCTTGTCAACCCAAACTAGCAGAGGGGAATAAAGAACGTTTAGGGAAACTTACCACTATTATATTAAGACATATCATGTTTTTAGCTTGTGAGGATTATTCTGCCAACATCACTGATTTTACAGAGGTACAAAACTCCCTTGTGCAAATCTTGAAGACAATGTCTGAAAAATACAATCAACCACTTTCCAACGAATGTAGAGAGattatcattgaaattcaaCAAAGGTTTAAAGAGGGACGTTATTCAACTTTAACTAGAGGTGACCTTGTGTTCTTTACTTTAGTAGgatctttattttccacCTCAGATCAATACCATTTAATTATAACACCTTGTTCCATTCTAATAAGTGAATTACTAGATCAAATAAGATTCAATTCCATTGAAAAGTTAGCAGTTGCTTCCATTCTGATAAGAATTTTACTTCAATACCAACGTGTTGCTAAAAGATATATCCCAgaaattgtttatttttttgagaAATCACTTGCCACTTTGTTACCagaatcaaataaaataataaaactaaGATTGGATTCTGAAGAATTATCCTTTGACAAAGAACAAgatttaaaagatataaatgACCATAAACCAATTCAACTTCATAAATTATTCTACAATGGCAATCTGAATGATGATACtgattttaaattcaatttattaaacaatATTCTAGATTCCCTTGACAGAATCATTTCCGCTGTATGGAAAGAACAACCTGCATTCCcagaaattattataacgATAGAAAAACTATTGATCGAATATCACATACGTTATCCAAAATTCACAAAGACGAAACAAATCTTAGATAAATTAGAGAGGTTAATGAAATTTAATGAACATACACCATTAACTTTACAAAATCATAAACCAATTTCCATCCCATCTCATGCACCTAAATTCGAAGAAAACTTTAACCCAGATAAGAAATCTTATGATCCTGATAGAACtagaaatgaaatcaataaGATGAAGGCTCAATTAAAGAAGGAACGTAAATTCACTATGAAGGAAATTCGTAAAGATACTAAATTCGAGGCAAGAcaaagaattgaagaaaagaagaaagagtCTTCTGAGTACCACGCAAAGATGGCACATATTATTAATACCATTCGTACAGAAGAAGGTGCTGAGAAAAACAAGTATGAAAGGGAAAAAAGATTGCGTAACGCTAAGAGTAAGAAGTAA